TAAAACGCTTTATGGACGTTTACTTTTGTACAAAGAAGGAAGGTCTGTAAAAGCATGCATCAACATCCTGAAATTAGTTATGGCCATAAATGGTTTAATTGAAGACAgcaatttaaaatatgatattgTAAATCTGCAACTCAGTTTCAGCCGGGGGAATTTAATTTGGGGGGCAGAGGAACCCTGTGCTTCAAGTTCATTTGCAACACTGCAGAGTGAGCCCCTGAGCTTCTGACAATTCACCTACATTAATATTGATGTCGCCTGTGCAatctatttctgttatttttatggtTGTTATTCTACGTCTGCAAAGGTCATTTAAATTATACAGCGGCCGAaaatttgtttcataaattttgatataaataCTAATTACACCCTCTCGGAGAGCCAGCAGGGTAGCGTTCATTTATCACGTTTATACGACCTGCGATGACAGAAAGGGAAGGCGATTGAGAGTGGAAAGCTTTCCTCGAGACCCACTAAAGCTGGCCGAAGAGGCAGCAGGTTGCTGGGGGTGAAGAAGAAATTCCTACCACAATCACTGAGATTTAAGAATCTTTAATAAGGTACGAAAGGTTACCAAACAGTTCTGGAAACTAAAGTGTACATACGAGTTTTTCTAGCCATAAATATTGAATAGCTGTAACATGAATAAACCGGCCCTTTACATGCGGATAAATATGGAAACTAGgaattatatacattatgtggTTGTATCTTTTGCCAAAAGCAACGGACAGTTatagtttatatcttttttaatatcactttacataaacaaatggaacagTTTGACACGCAGATCCAGGCTCGTACTATACGAATTCTTGACAGGACGTGAAACAACATTTTACTGCACTAAAGTACTTAGACTTTGGGACGAGAAATGTTTGcactttatacaaaaaaaaaaaaaaaaagtcacattaatACCAATAATATTCTGTTAGGTCGACGTGGAGACTGTAATCGTACAAAGTAATTCACATTTTGGTACACATTTACTAGAACATTCTTGCCATTCAGTACAAACAGTTGGCTTTCGGccgcccacccccctccccctcccccgcccgcccggcccctcccccctcccccaatgcaAAGACCACAACGCCACGAACCCACCCGCCCGCTCCAACCGAGATATAACTATTTACAGAATCCAACAGTACAGTTTTAAGCTAATAATTCTGTATTTACAagaatgcaaagtaaaacaaaaacaaacaaacaaaacggaAGCCCAGAGAGCCTGTTCGATTCCGACGAGAAACTGGCCCTCGGTCGGGGTTGGCAGCACTCGGTCGGGCGGCCGCCTTCTCCTCGACCACCCTCCCGCCCCTTGGCTACCAGActtttgccaaaaaaaataaaaataaaaaaaaaaataaaaaagaaagaaaaaaaaaacaagaaagaaaaagaaatagaaaaaaaggaaagaaaggaagaggaaaaaaaaggggggggaattAAAGGTTTGgggctttctttctcttactcGGTCCTGGGTCTATtggcaggtttaaaaaaaaaataggactgcGGTGTCTGGGCGGGGGGGTAGGGGGGCTGCTTGATTCGCAGGGTTCATTCAGTAATatttgtgtgtacgtgtgtgttcAGTCTCTTAAATAGGGTTTTTGTTCggtgttttgtttctgattttaaacgTACCATTCATTAAAATTGGAAGAGAGCGCGCTGTGGCCGGCTGTGTGGTGGACTGCGGAGGAGGAGGGCGACAGGGAGCTGGTGGTCGGGTTGTCTGTGGAGGGAGACACGATGGTAGGCGGCGTGGACGACTCGTAGCCGGAGCTGGCGGCGGGCGAAGGCTGCGAGCCCTGCGAGGAGGATTCGTGGACCTGCGGGGATAAAGCGGCGTTTTTACCGAGATAGAGACCCCGCGCGGCGGCGGCCTAGGTCGGGGCCAGGCGCGGCGCCGAGGCCCCTTGAACTCCGGGGGGGCCGGGCCCGCGGGACTTGGGCGAGGGGGTCCCCCTCCGCCCTGCAAGGGCGGCGCGCCAGGGGGGACGGCGCCCCCGGGACTCACAAAAGAAAACTCGACCCGGGAAAGGGAGCTGGGGCGGAGGCTGGGTTTGGGGCGGCAGCCCGCGAGGGTGCCCCGGGCCGCCGGCGGCCTCTGCTCGCGCAGCTGCGGGCAAGCAGACGCTCTGCCGACGCCGCCCGCTCCAGTGGCCGCAGCCCGGGCCGAGCCAACCCGCCGGGACCGGCCGCGGCTCCCCACCTGGGGCCCAGTTCGGTCGCGGCCTCTGTGGGGTGcgcactccttttttttttttttttttttttttttttacttttattattaaacgGTAAACTTGGAACACCCTAGTTTGGAACGCCCTCGCCCCCCtctgcagcccccgccccctcggcccAGCAGCACGCAGCACGGTGCAGCCGCTCCCGGCCTGTCTGCCTCCGCCAGCTCCTTGCACCACCCGGGCTGGCACTCGCCGCCCGACCCCGGCCGAAGAGCCGAGCGGGTCCTGGCTCGGGGCGGGCGGCGAGACCGCGGCGATTACCTTCATGTGTTTGCGCAGCGAGCTGGGGTGCGTGTAGGACTTGTCGCACATCTTGCAAAGATAGGGCTTGTCGCtcgtgtgcacgtgcatgtgctTCTTGCGGTCGCTGCTATTGGCAAAGCGTCGGTCGCAGCCTTCGAACTCGCACTTGAAGGGCTTCTCCCCTGGTGCGAaaggcaagaaagagagaagtcgGATTGCAACAGATCCTGCGGctgtttttaagttctttaaatcgtggggggtgggggagtggggaaatcaaaacagaattaaaaaggCTGCAGCTCAGTTAGTACTTTGCGAGTTCAAGAACCCGGGTCTTCAACAAAGTCTTATACCTGCGGTGGAATTTTAAATATCTGAACTATTTTAACTCGTAATCCAATTGGatctagattattattattattattattattattattattattattattatcagcgGTGGTAGTTTTTCCAGATCCCAGAGTGGCAGCCTTCCTGGCTGCTGGTTTTTCTGCCCGCGGCTATCACAGACCACTTCGGGCGGCTTCTACCTAGCCCTTGCTTTCTAATTTTCACTTTGCGAGCAGATTCTCCTGCTGTtttgctcttctctcctccccctaccccctccccGACGCTCCGCACCCCCCTCGTcgcctcctccacccctccccaccccctacacacacacacacacacacacacacacacacactcacattttATAAGGTAATCTGGGCCGAGAGCTCGGCGCTGCAAATCCTTCCCTCACCCTGGCATTAAACCCCAAAGTTCCAAACGCGGTTCACAGCAATCACCCAGGCCAACCGGAGCAGGGAAGCAAACAGGACTCCCGGCCTTGCTGGCGCTCGGGGCCCCGGAACGGCCTACCCGACGCAGACCACAGCCTTGAGCTCGCGCGAACTTTTCTCTTAACTGTTCCCGGCcggcctctttttctttttaaaggccaGTGGAAGGTATCTGGTGTTTCGAAAACTATCTCACTGCATCTAATTGACAAAAAGAGACTTCTCAGCCTTCCATCGACTCTCCTAACTCTTCAAGCTTCCTCAAAAAACCAGTCACTACTCAAATTGGGCTCTTTAAATATGCATAAGCCTCCAAAAGCCTCCTCGGGCGCAACTTACTTGCTTTCAATACTCCCccggccctccccaccccccaccccccaccccccggccctttttcggtttttgtttctttctctgcgCCTCCACGCTATCTCCTCCGATTTCCTTAGTGCCTTCATTTGCAAACGTCTTCACTAAGGTGCCTAGCGAGAGAGGTGGGCCAGAAGCAAATGTTTAGATTTGTCTGCAGCTGGAGCGGCTggcgcctccgccgccgccgccgggaacCGGCCACTTCTCCTGGCTTCGCGCTCACCGAGGACTCCACAAAGCTACGTTTGTCTCTCTGCTCTCCcagcctttcttcctttcttttttcttttttctccagtcctcattaaaataatctatattCCCAGATACGTCTTGGAATGTCCGATCTTCTCTACACCTCTTCATAATTTCAAGCCTCAAACTAAAATACAGCGCACACTTTTCACTGCCTGCCTGCTGGAACCTGACGCCCCAGACCCAACCGCGGCCCGGTTTGTGCGCCCCGGCCCGCTGACTTGTGCATTTCGGGTCCCAGGCCCAGGatgcgggggggggtggggggtggggggggatgcggggtgggggaggaggggggtgcgGGGGTTCGAGAACAGCGGTTTCATACCTGTGTGCGTCCTTTTGTGGATCTTTAAGTTCTCGGAACGCGCGAAGACCTTGCCGCAGCCAGgaaaggggcaggggaagggcttCTCGCCCGTGTGCACGCGGATGTGGTTGACCAGTTTGTATTTGGCTTTGAAGGGCTTGCCCTCGCGCGGACACTCCTCCCAGAAGCAGATGTGGTTACTCTGCTCGGGTCCGCCGACGTGCTCCACGGTGACGTGCGTGACCAGCTCGTGCATGGTGCTGAAAGTTTTGTTGCACGACTTTTTGGGGTTGGCCAGCTGCTCGGGCTCGATCCACTTGCAGATGAGCTCCTGCTTGATGGGCTGGCGCATGTAGCGGAAGAAGGCGCCGGCGCCGTGATGCGCGGCCATGTTCACGTTCATGGGCCCGTAACCGTGCAGCTGCGGCGCCGCGTAATGCTCCGAGCGCGGGCTGGTCACCTGGCCGTACTGTTCGGGCCGCGGGTACATGTCCCCGGAGAAGCCGAGCCTCATCTGCCCGTTGACCACGTTGGGCGACGCGTGGCCCGCCGCCTGCTCGTGAAGGCCGGGGAAGAGGAGGTGGCCCGCGGCGTCCGTGTGGCCGTGCGGGCCCCCGAAGCCTCCGGCCGAGGCCGCGAACAGGCTGTGCTGAGCGCTGGCGGCCGCCGCCGCGTCGCCGAAGCCCCGGTTGCGGAACAGAAAGTCCCGCGTGGAGTTGAAGGCTGCGCTCGAATAGGAGCCGACGTGGcccgggtggtggtggtggcccaGGGCCGCGGCAGCCGCGTAGCCGGGCGCCTGCGACGTGAAGGCCGTCTGGCCGGCGGAGGCCAGCTCGTGCGAGCTGGGGTTGAGCTTGAAGGCGCCCATGCCGTCGGCGAACGGGTTGATGCCCAGGCCCACGTCGCGCTCGGCCACGTCGCCCGCCGAGTGGTGGCGGGACGCGCCGAAGGTGGTCACGCCGATCGCGGGGTACTGGGGGCCGGCGTCCAGGAGCATCGTGGCTGCTCGGGGCGAGCcccggcctcccccgccccccccaccctcgCCCGCCGAGGAGGGAAaatcaggaggaggaggaggaggaggaggaggaggaggaggaacgggaggcggaggaagaggaagaagaagaagaggagggaggaggagtcgACCCACCTCGCGGAGTCCTAGCCCGCAGGCAGCGGCGCCACGCGCCGGGACGCCCGCCCGAGCGAGCGCGGGGAAGCCGGACGGCCTCGGGCCGCGAGCGAGGCGGGCTCCGGCGCCCGCCAAGCAGACCCCGCCGGCCGGGTGCGCACTTTCTCGCCGCTCAGTCTCTGCCGAGAGGACCTTGCGTCAAGGCTGCCCGGGGAAAGGCGTGGAGCATCTcagccccccaaaaaaaaacttcCTCCCGGATTTGTAGCATAGAGGAATGTGAGCGCCGCAGCCGCGACTGCTCGCCCTTTCTCCGCCTCGCGCGCCGCACGCCCCTCCTTCCTTACTTCTCCACTAGCCCCTcgccctttcttttctctctctctctccctctctctctcctctctctctcctttctctccagcTCGCCTTCTCGCTCCTTCACTCtgctttttccccctctgcttttttgcggaaaaaaaaaaaaaaaaaagaaagaaagaaggtggggggggagggaaaaaaaggaagaaagaaaaagccaaagaaaaggcGCAAATCATGCACAATATTGTCTTTTGCGGTTTATCTTCCTGGGGAGAAACTTTCACCTCCTCAGCCGGGCGGTGAGCGCGAGACTGATAGCAGCAATCATTCCTGCAGATAAATGAATTGAAAGGACGACACCGTCCCCCCCTTGATGAatgggagcagggggaggcgTCACGTGCTGCCGACGCGGGCGCCCATTGGTGTGTCCGCGCTccccccgcccgcggccgccgcgccaACGGAGGGCGCGCCGAGGCTCCGCGCGCCGCTCATTGGCCCGCCCGCCTCATCAATCCCAGGTATTGTAAAGCGCTTGACATCCCCTTTTGACAAACAGGGCTGCCAGGagtagcaacttttttttttcctttttttttttttttttttttttttagccaaattttttccctctcctcatggaaaaaaatgttttgccacgattccttttccttctcgcagccacacacactctttcttctCATCCCTCTCTCGCTCCCATTCCCTCTTCCTCGCCCACTCCCTCTCGCTCCCTATTTCCATCTCtaccatctctctctcctttttttttttttttttttccctccctctctctctctctctatcttgtCCTTCATCAGACCTGCACTTAGCTGAGCCATTTAGCTACTCGGGGCGTTCTCCGAAGAGtaggaggtggggatggggctggtaAACACAGGCACTTGCAGAATGTCCCGATTCagcaactttcttttctttcttctcccctttccccccaccccttcaaGGGCAGCCAAGGAGGCTTTTGTTATTTGCTCCTTttgaagtttgcttctcccttgcctcGTCCCCCTCCTGTTCATAATTTAAGATCTCGGTAGCACACGGGCACTCCGCTATCTATTTACAAGAAATGTGATTTCGCAGGGTAAGCGGTTGCCTCGATTCTCTCACTTTTATCGAatcaatcaggctccctgcgcccccccttcccctccccctcccccgaaAATAAGCACAGGTGGATGTGAGCTCTTAACTTTCCAGGTTGTTAAGGTggcattttttttgtgtgtgtggcaaaTTGGAAACATTGTTGCCCCTTTGGGGTTTTTCCCCCCCCCTCTCCtgtgttcttcttcttttttcttccttttccctagtCTCCCCGGTCTGCCCCCCGCTAaccccctccctctgcacccctgttCCCAACCCAGGCCCCTTTCATTCAGGTAAAACTGTAAATTTCCCAACGCGCCATTGTTCTTCAATACTGCCCAAAGCTCTCTAGAAATCCCCGAATACTTTTTTGGTATTTAAATCCCCGATAGATAGGACCAATGTAAATTTTGTGACATTCAAACCTTTTCTGGTTCACAAATCAGTCACCCTTGTCACAGTTATTGAAATTCCGCAACTCGCCACACCAGGACGGTGGAAAAAGCGGGCGCGGTCTTTGTTGCCGACCAGGCTTTTGATCGCCAGAGAAAATTTACTTACCTTCAGATGAgtgagcagaaaaagaaataacactcCCTTTGATTTAGTTAGGAAAATGCAGACATTTGGATTCAGTGCAAACATACAACACTCGCTTGTTTTCGCGATGCGGCCCTCGATTAACCTGTCTTTGCCCAGCGCAAAGTCTATTCAACAACTGCGCGTAGTTGCTTTTTGTCCCGTCCACAAAGAGCCATTGactatatattaaaatgattgtTGAAAGGTAGAGGAGTATGGCActtaaaagcaggaaaaaaaaaaaatccctgtgacTCAATCAATTAAGGCGAGCAACATTTATGCATTTCAAAAAATGCACGCAGATGCGGGGGGTTGGGGGATGAAGGTTGCATTTCTCGCAGCTCTGTTTAAAACCCAACAGCCCGGGCCGAGGGTTTAGCTGAAGCGTCTGCATATTCATTAGGTCTAATTATTTTCTAGtaaggaaaacacaaaaagccAAGAGTCGGAATCCTTCAATTTGCCCTTTGTTTCTAACTTCATTTGGCTTCTTTGCAGCTGAATCAGAGCCCTAAACTCTTCTCAGACAAAGAAACCTCAACTCATCCTTTCACTGGCGGCCCCGTTAGGAAACTCACCAGTGCCCcgggaagaggaaaatgaaaatgaatatttttttgccCAGTCGCCCGCGCTGACCGCACGGGTGGAGAAAGGCAGGGTCAGCGTCGGCCTCtccttgcctttttaattttctggtcttTTCATCGACTAGATTCTCGCTTGGTGTTGGCGAGCTGAGTTGCCCTTTCCCTGGGCTCTCCGGGCTCAAAACTCGCCTCCTGTATCTGGGATGGTTTCCCGGTGGCTGAAGGGACCTGGCCAGCATTTGCGCTTATTGTGCTGGGAAAtagaaatttgagaaagaaaaaaaaaatcatatgttctGCCTCCAGCAACAAGTCTGAGTGTAGCAGCCCAGCATTCCCCGCCAACTTTGAGTGGAACCGGGATGGGGAACGGAAGGAAAGGTCTAGGATGTGAGGGGTggtttctcaaaacaaaaaatacaaaacaaaaaaaaaacacccccccaaaaaaaaactattgtagAGTTTGTTCAAAAAGATATATCAGAACTATACAGTCTTTTCTGCTGCCTACAAAGGGGAGTTGAATCTTGCCTCCACTGCAGTTGTAAAAATCTTATTTGCAAGGAGAAGTTTTCTCTAGAGGCTGCAGTGCTCTCACTAGGGAGAACAAATATTGAACCCACCTCGCCTGccgttcaaaaaaaaaaaaaaaaaaaaaaaaaaaaaaacaagggaggGGACCTGAGGGGGAATGGTAGCtgttgggagggggagagggaaagtaattcttcaaaaaagaaaagtcagtctTCTCTCTCCAGTCCGTGGAAAATCCAAGGGGGACGTTGACAAGAGGGTATTTTTAGGAAACGCTTCCAAATATACAGGGTAAGAgtgaatgtgagaaaaaaaaaaaaaagttgtgggtTGTAGAAGTTATCAAGTGGGATTTGCGGCGCTCTCTGCAGGAAACGCAAGCGGCTCCAGTTCAAAGCCACATGCACCAACGTGACATATAAGCCATTAAAATATCATCCTGACGGCTCATTTCTGCTTCATCATACATTCCCTAACTGCTTCCCGAAagctggaaaaggagaaatgaaggatGACCGCCTCGCTGGAACCACAAAAGAGAGGCTTGGAGGGGTTTGTGGTTCCCCCTCGGCCACCCCAAAGTGATGTGCAGAAATGAGGCGATCCCGGCAACAGGTGGAGCAGGGTAAGTGCCTGAGTCCAGGGGGCAGATAGACGGGGACCTGGGCCGCCAGCTGCTGGGGAGCAAGCGCCCTTAGCGGGGCCACTGGCACCCAAACCCCACTGGGGAAAGAGGCCCAGCTAGActttctccccatcccctccctcatTAGCCCCCCAACCGTAAGTATAGGCCCCACCCCATTGAcactgaggggaggagggggcccctCCGCGGAGGGGCAGCGCTGGGGATGAGTCCATCTTTTCTTCCCAGGGAGGGGGGGCAAGGAGGACGCATGGGGCTCCCACTGGCATTCGGACCAAGAGCAGCTTGTTGCCCACCCGCCTTTTCTCCCCTCCTTGTAAACTGCCTGGGTGCCCCACCGTGGGCACAAGAAGGGGAGTCGTGGCCGAGAGCTTCCTTTGCTCCAAGTGAGCAGGACCCTCGCCAGGAGAGGGGCCCTGCAGGcagctgccctgccctgcccttgcGAGGATGGCAGGGAGGGACTCGGCGTCCCCCTTCCAGGGTCGCTGGAGCTAAGTTAGCCAGGCTGGAAGCAAGATGATGGGACTTCTCCGCCCCAACCTGACGGCATCTGCCGACCGGGTCGGCCTCGCGGCCCGGATCCTCGCCCTCGCGCATCCCGGTCCTGCCTCGGGAAGTTGACCGCTGGGATCCGCTCTCTGCGCGCGGCCGGCCAGGGTTCGGGActcgcttgcttgcttgcttgcttccgaAAGCGAACCAGGGCTACGATGAGCTCTCTGGGGAGCAGGCCGCAGCCGCCTAGGATTCTGGGCACTACCTTAGACATCCAGGGACACAGGAAATTAGGGGCAAGTGAGGCGGGAACAGAGCTGGGCTGTGAAAGAAAGCTAGGATTGCCTCAAAGGCTTGACCGGAAAGTTTGGGGTTGATGAATGAGGTTGGCTGTCCGTGGGGACTGCTGGGAGCCAGCGAGGTCTTAGGAACGGTGAAGGGGCGTTGAGGGGCTGCACGGCGGCCGGCACCGTCTGCAGGAGGCTCTCTTTGGATTCCAAGGTCATATTTCTACCCCCTTTCGGACAGCATGGGCCTCCGAGCCACCCAAAGCGAGGCACCAACTGCCCTTCCTCTATCTAGCTgcgggcaggtgggggtgggggggtgttcaAAGGGAAGGTTAAATGTCGGGGCTGATCCTTCAGGCGACCCACTAATGCAGACTCGACTCTGAGCACACGGAGGTCACCCGGGCCGTCAGCCCAGAGCCGGGGAAACGGGAGCTCCTTCCTCTAGGGAacagaagaatgagaaaagaccATCACACAACCCAGGCTTGCTGCCCAACTCCCGGGAGCTCCAGGGCCCGATGGAGGGGAGTCAGGGAGATGCCGGTGCAGCTGGCAGCAGCAGGCCGCGGGCAGAATCGGGAGCCTTTTCGGGTTTTGCTTGGGAGCTCCCAGGCTGGCTGAAGCGCCCCTGCTCTGCACCCGCCCCAGCTGAGCTGTGGCTGAGAGGCCAGCATGCCTTTGCCTGAGCGCCTGCGGGTTAATCAGTGTGGAGCAGCGTGGATGGCTCCGGGACTGAAATCCCTGGCTTGCAAAGCAGGCTGTAGGTGACCTCTGACCTTGGGCAGGCCTGCCCCATCTAGCGAGACCCCACAACGTACAGCCTTGGTGTTCCCCCAAAGAAAAACGGTGCCTTTTGTGTGTACCCACGGGCCCACCTGCTTGGCTCTCCCCCAGAAAGATCAATTATCTCATTGGCTGGCACCCTTTCCTCTTCTCGAGATGTGAGGAGGAAGGTAGATTCCAATAAGCCTCCAGGTTGTGCTGCTGACTCCTGATTAAGTGGCCACGGGAGTGTGGAGTGTGTGGAGACAAATCAGGAGCAGTCATTTGAGGAGAACCTAGCCAAGCATTTTCAGAGCTTTTGTATCTCTGGGTTGGCGGGGATCTCAAGTCCAGGGGCCCAGGGATTGCCCCCATAGTCTTTCACCCCTCCTTCAAGTGAGATCACTGGTTTGCCAAATGGACTCAGAGTTTGAAGCAAAGGAGAAGATCTTTACCCTGGTTCCCTACACTAGCCTGGTGATGGAGCTACTACAGAGAAGCTTAAGGTGCCAGTTGCCAGCCCAAAGTCTAGCCTGTGCAGCATTTTTTGGCATGCGTGTGGGTTTGTAATGCACAAAAGACTGCCAGGATCTGGGGGTAGAAGTGACCCAGGCCTCTTAAGGGGGGAGGGACTTGGGCAGCATTGTGCGTGGACGCGGGCTCTCTAGGGAAACTCACACCCATTTCCCTCTGAGGCAAGAAAGTAAATTCTATTAGTTCCAACCAACCAGGACTTTTCCTGTGCCAGACATCCTGCCATGAGGAAATTTTAGAGCGAGGATGCCCAGCATGCCACCCTTCTGTAGGAATGTGAAGTTGGGcctcctttctttcctgatttgtgcAGGAAGGAGCTTATTACTTTTGGGGACAGAAGCCTTTTggttaaaaaagaattgaaaataaataaaaccctctgGGAAAAGGTGAGTCTATCCCCCACTCGCACTCCTCAGGCTTGGACCtagaaaagaagggagagggaagggtgaAAACACACAAGCTAGTTCAAGCCCAGTTTGGggattgagggagagagaaagagatctttGAGCATAGAGAATTGGAAAGCCTTTGAGATAGCAGAGCCCCATTTGGATTTGGCCTGTGGTTCAACAAGTTAAACAATCGCTTGTTCTGTGGGCTGGAGTGTCAAGACGGGCAGACGTCCTCATTGACAGAGGGCGTGCTGTGTTTGTCCAGCCTGAGACCTTTTCAATGACTGTTTGTCTTTCTAGGCCAAATTGAGAGTTGGGGCTGGGTGGATCGCCTCTGTTTGGCTGTTCCACTGTCTTTAGCCTGACAGATTGCAAAGGTCCCCAGGATGGGTTTCAGGCTTTAGGATAGCCAATGGCTTGGTAGCATTAACCACAAAGCGAATTTGATAAGGAATGCAAAATAACAGGGGGATTGGGAGCTATTTCTGACATTCCTAACTAAGAAATGGAGACAACCAGGACCAAATGATAcgaataatactttttttttctattctggtgaattttatattaactttaaaaaatcaaccaatGATGATTTCCAAATGGGCTTGGGAGCGAAGCCATGGGATGGTAAGGGTTCCCATACCACCATGAGCAAGATCTACAAATTTACAAAGGAATTTCTCTCTTCTCAATCCCAATTCTTGTACCTCAATTTTTAACTTGCCAACATCCCAGAGGACACCCAGGCCTCCCGATTACATTTTACTAAACTCAgtaaacttaaagaaaataatgggaATTTCTCATACAATAAATTCAAATTCTAGAAGTTAGAGGTGTTTGAATGCTGAGTGGCGCTTAAATTCTATCTGCAAAGGAAATTAACACGagtttcaccaaaaaaaaaaaatcgagcagggaaatgatttttaatatttttattacaaagctTATATCATTTTGCAATAAATATGGGTAGTTCCCAGCAGatcctttctttcacttttaaatttgaaaatggtCTAGGAAGGACTAACATTCTTCAGACCAACACTGATACATTCAAGGCACACAATCTTGCCATACAAACATGTATGAAATTGTTTGACTTAGTGACTGCCCCTCTTTTCTTCCCAAACAGGCTCAAAGTCAGAAAATGAGATACAAGACTTCCTTGGTGATGAGGAAAAGATTGCGGCTTTACCGAAACTCCCTGAAAGAGTCTAGTAAGTTAAAATCCTCTTTCGAATATTGGTTTGctgaagttattattttttaagtgggaagatttgttttgtcttttgattaTGTTGGGTTGTGAGCTTGGAGGTGTTTCTTGAGTTCCAATGAAACTGAGAACAACACCTTGGTGTTTGATGCATTTGCACACAAATCAGCGACACAACGTCCCACCAGCAGCCAGCTAATCCCCCTCAATGCCTACTCATCTGGACATTCTAGAATTAATATTTGACGACTCTCTCATTGAAACAACAACCCCTGACCTTCTGCAGTTCCACTGTCACATTATTCTATGACATATTCATCTTG
The Canis aureus isolate CA01 chromosome 22, VMU_Caureus_v.1.0, whole genome shotgun sequence genome window above contains:
- the ZIC1 gene encoding zinc finger protein ZIC 1, with the protein product MLLDAGPQYPAIGVTTFGASRHHSAGDVAERDVGLGINPFADGMGAFKLNPSSHELASAGQTAFTSQAPGYAAAAALGHHHHPGHVGSYSSAAFNSTRDFLFRNRGFGDAAAAASAQHSLFAASAGGFGGPHGHTDAAGHLLFPGLHEQAAGHASPNVVNGQMRLGFSGDMYPRPEQYGQVTSPRSEHYAAPQLHGYGPMNVNMAAHHGAGAFFRYMRQPIKQELICKWIEPEQLANPKKSCNKTFSTMHELVTHVTVEHVGGPEQSNHICFWEECPREGKPFKAKYKLVNHIRVHTGEKPFPCPFPGCGKVFARSENLKIHKRTHTGEKPFKCEFEGCDRRFANSSDRKKHMHVHTSDKPYLCKMCDKSYTHPSSLRKHMKVHESSSQGSQPSPAASSGYESSTPPTIVSPSTDNPTTSSLSPSSSAVHHTAGHSALSSNFNEWYV